A stretch of Coccidioides posadasii str. Silveira chromosome 2, complete sequence DNA encodes these proteins:
- the PRP4_1 gene encoding U4/U6 small nuclear ribonucleoprotein prp4, variant 2 (EggNog:ENOG410PGRU~COG:T), with protein MASRRSRSPSTPSEGEIIESGSDTKATTSQTSLNDIKVDRNTRHDIYSPRSPVSVGRSSHRERSRSRSPYRPSRGEKRRRDDYDYDRGSRRTPSLRYDDRYYGRSDSRRHRRPYYDHDRSDAYDRHRLSYSDDYDRRAEKRPRTRSRSPYREPRKQKQYSDEQERRDERSSARPADSHSHPEGRRLSTEQSVSERGNPSVSAQKARQEAEYRGTQMQQTSVTETSVSNGVAPNNDAPMEDETPSEPVDEAALIEQRRRRREAIKAKYRGQATPLLVQALQTGNETGSTACDASEAVSKPDLSGRQGSPTNTLDDTSTAQSPTDLHVSRDEDLANTDLQSRSGLEKEEASAADYDPTADMRQEKMKHDKRHFGEDMPASAYDETKVTRQEVLVPEPTAADPNQMKAKDPFDMFAEDDDMFAEEPPSTAAQNAQAQIAVKPSIAQPQELDMSMMDNWDDPEGYYNVMLGELINGRYHVQQNLGKGMFSSVVRCTDSKTGRLVAVKIIRNNDTMRKAGFKEIEILQQLRAADPDDRKHIIRFDRQFEHKGHLCMVFENLSMNLREVLKKFGRDVGINLRAIRAYAQQMFLGLSLLRKCNIIHADLKPDNLLVNENRNLLKLCDLGSASPITENEITPYLVSRFYRAPEIILGIPYDYAIDVWSIGCTLFELYSGKILFTGRTNNQMLRSMMECRGKFPPKFLRRGSLTHLHFDDLLNFRSVEEDKITGRMVTKILDFKKPTRDLKTRLIGKGARLSDTEAREINLFIDLLDRCLSLNPEKRCTPSEALRHPFIARSKA; from the exons ATGGCGTCGAGACGGTCGAGGTCCCCATCGACCCCATCGGAGGGTGAGATCATCGAATCAGGTTCAGATACGAAGGCAACTACGTCGCAGACTTCTCTTAATGACATAAAGGTTGACCGTAACACCAGACACGATATATACTCTCCGAGATCCCCTGTATCTGTGGGAAGATCCAGTCACCGCGAGAGATCGAGATCCCGGTCGCCCTATCGCCCCTCAAGAGGCGAAAAGCGCAGACGCGATGATTACGACTACGACAGAGGCAGCCGACGAACTCCAAGCTTGAGATACGATGATAGGTACTATGGTAGGAGCGATTCACGCCGGCATCGCCGCCCGTACTATGATCATGACCGGAGTGATGCCTACGACAGGCATCGTCTCTCCTACAGTGATGACTACGATAGACGCGCTGAAAAGCGCCCTCGAACTCGGAGTCGATCTCCCTACCGTGAACCGAGAAAGCAAAAACAGTATTCCGATGAGCAGGAAAGAAGGGATGAGAGATCTTCGGCTAGACCAGCAGACAGCCACTCGCATCCTGAGGGAAGAAGGTTATCTACAGAACAGTCAGTGAGCGAACGGGGAAATCCCTCTGTTAGCGCTCAAAAAGCAAGACAGGAAGCTGAATATCGAGGGACTCAGATGCAGCAGACTTCCGTCACCGAAACGAGTGTCTCTAATGG CGTTGCACCTAATAACGATGCTCCTATGGAAGATGAAACTCCCTCTGAGCCCGTTGATGAAGCCGCCCTAATTGAGCAGCGACGCAGACGTCGTGAAGCTATAAAAGCTAAGTACCGTGGTCAAGCGACGCCTCTTCTTGTCCAAGCTCTTCAGACTGGGAATGAGACAGGATCTACTGCATGCGATGCCAGTGAGGCCGTCTCCAAACCGGACTTGTCAG GTCGCCAAGGTTCACCTACGAACACCCTAGACGATACATCTACTGCTCAATCTCCCACAGACCTCCATGTTTCCCGAGATGAAGACCTTGCAAACACTGACTTGCAAAGTAGAAGTGGGctagaaaaggaagaggcTTCCGCAGCTGATTATGACCCGACCGCCGACATGAGGCAGGAAAAAATGAAACATGATAAACGCCATTTTGGCGAAGATATGCCGGCAAGCGCGTATGATGAAACCAAGGTAACAAGGCAAGAAGTGCTTGTTCCGGAGCCAACAGCAGCAGACCCAAATCAGATGAAAGCGAAGGATCCATTTGATATGTTTGCTGAAGATGACGACATGTTTGCCGAGGAGCCTCCCAGTACAGCGGCGCAAAATGCTCAAGCGCAGATTGCCGTCAAGCCAAGCATTGCCCAGCCACAAGAACTTGACATGAGTATGATGGACAATTGGGACGATCCTGAAGGTTACTACAATGTGATGCTGGGTGAGTTGATCAATGGACGGTACCACGTTCAACAAAATCTGGGCAAAGGAATGTTTTCTTCAGTTGTTCGCTGTACGGACTCAAAAACTGGAAGGCTGGTTGCCGTGAAAATTATTCGTAACAATGATACTATGCGCAAGGCAGGTTTCAAGGAGATAGAAATACTGCAGCAGCTACGAGCTGCCGACCCGGATGATAGGAAACACATTATCAGGTTTGACCGGCAGTTTGAGCACAAAGGACACTTGTGCATGGTGTTTGAAAATCTCAGCATGAACCTTCGGGAGGTTttgaagaaatttggccGAGATGTGGGTATCAATTTGCGCGCCATCCGGGCCTATGCTCAGCAAATGTTTCTCGGGTTGAGCCTTTTGCGCAAATGCAATATTATCCATGCGGATCTAAAACCCGACAACCTACTTGTGAACGAGAATCGAAATCTTTTGAAACTGTGCGACCTCGGGTCGGCCTCTCCGATTACCGAAAACGAGATCACACCTTACCTTGTCAGTCGTTTCTATCGTGCTCCTGAGATTATACTCGGCATCCCATACGACTATGCGATAGATGTGTGGTCAATTGGATGTACGCTCTTTGAGCTTTACTCGGGTAAAATCCTCTTTACGGGTCGCACCAACAACCAAATGCTACGCTCCATGATGGAGTGTCGTGGCAAATTCCCCCCGAAATTTTTACGTCGAGGATCACTTACTCACTTACATTTTGATGATCTCCTAAATTTCCGCAGCGTTGAGGAAGATAAAATTACTGGACGGATGGTGACGAAGATATTAGATTTTAAGAAACCAACTCGAGATTTGAAGACGCGACTGATAGGCAAAGGAGCGAGGCTCAGCGATACAGAAGCAAGGGAGATAAACCTGTTTATTGACCTATTGGATCGCTGCTTAAGTCTGAACCCTGAAAAGAGATGCACCCCATCGGAAGCCCTGAGACATCCTTTCATTGCAAGGAGCAAGGCCTGA
- the PRP4_1 gene encoding U4/U6 small nuclear ribonucleoprotein prp4 (EggNog:ENOG410PGRU~COG:T~BUSCO:2500at33183), whose amino-acid sequence MQQTSVTETSVSNGVAPNNDAPMEDETPSEPVDEAALIEQRRRRREAIKAKYRGQATPLLVQALQTGNETGSTACDASEAVSKPDLSGRQGSPTNTLDDTSTAQSPTDLHVSRDEDLANTDLQSRSGLEKEEASAADYDPTADMRQEKMKHDKRHFGEDMPASAYDETKVTRQEVLVPEPTAADPNQMKAKDPFDMFAEDDDMFAEEPPSTAAQNAQAQIAVKPSIAQPQELDMSMMDNWDDPEGYYNVMLGELINGRYHVQQNLGKGMFSSVVRCTDSKTGRLVAVKIIRNNDTMRKAGFKEIEILQQLRAADPDDRKHIIRFDRQFEHKGHLCMVFENLSMNLREVLKKFGRDVGINLRAIRAYAQQMFLGLSLLRKCNIIHADLKPDNLLVNENRNLLKLCDLGSASPITENEITPYLVSRFYRAPEIILGIPYDYAIDVWSIGCTLFELYSGKILFTGRTNNQMLRSMMECRGKFPPKFLRRGSLTHLHFDDLLNFRSVEEDKITGRMVTKILDFKKPTRDLKTRLIGKGARLSDTEAREINLFIDLLDRCLSLNPEKRCTPSEALRHPFIARSKA is encoded by the exons ATGCAGCAGACTTCCGTCACCGAAACGAGTGTCTCTAATGG CGTTGCACCTAATAACGATGCTCCTATGGAAGATGAAACTCCCTCTGAGCCCGTTGATGAAGCCGCCCTAATTGAGCAGCGACGCAGACGTCGTGAAGCTATAAAAGCTAAGTACCGTGGTCAAGCGACGCCTCTTCTTGTCCAAGCTCTTCAGACTGGGAATGAGACAGGATCTACTGCATGCGATGCCAGTGAGGCCGTCTCCAAACCGGACTTGTCAG GTCGCCAAGGTTCACCTACGAACACCCTAGACGATACATCTACTGCTCAATCTCCCACAGACCTCCATGTTTCCCGAGATGAAGACCTTGCAAACACTGACTTGCAAAGTAGAAGTGGGctagaaaaggaagaggcTTCCGCAGCTGATTATGACCCGACCGCCGACATGAGGCAGGAAAAAATGAAACATGATAAACGCCATTTTGGCGAAGATATGCCGGCAAGCGCGTATGATGAAACCAAGGTAACAAGGCAAGAAGTGCTTGTTCCGGAGCCAACAGCAGCAGACCCAAATCAGATGAAAGCGAAGGATCCATTTGATATGTTTGCTGAAGATGACGACATGTTTGCCGAGGAGCCTCCCAGTACAGCGGCGCAAAATGCTCAAGCGCAGATTGCCGTCAAGCCAAGCATTGCCCAGCCACAAGAACTTGACATGAGTATGATGGACAATTGGGACGATCCTGAAGGTTACTACAATGTGATGCTGGGTGAGTTGATCAATGGACGGTACCACGTTCAACAAAATCTGGGCAAAGGAATGTTTTCTTCAGTTGTTCGCTGTACGGACTCAAAAACTGGAAGGCTGGTTGCCGTGAAAATTATTCGTAACAATGATACTATGCGCAAGGCAGGTTTCAAGGAGATAGAAATACTGCAGCAGCTACGAGCTGCCGACCCGGATGATAGGAAACACATTATCAGGTTTGACCGGCAGTTTGAGCACAAAGGACACTTGTGCATGGTGTTTGAAAATCTCAGCATGAACCTTCGGGAGGTTttgaagaaatttggccGAGATGTGGGTATCAATTTGCGCGCCATCCGGGCCTATGCTCAGCAAATGTTTCTCGGGTTGAGCCTTTTGCGCAAATGCAATATTATCCATGCGGATCTAAAACCCGACAACCTACTTGTGAACGAGAATCGAAATCTTTTGAAACTGTGCGACCTCGGGTCGGCCTCTCCGATTACCGAAAACGAGATCACACCTTACCTTGTCAGTCGTTTCTATCGTGCTCCTGAGATTATACTCGGCATCCCATACGACTATGCGATAGATGTGTGGTCAATTGGATGTACGCTCTTTGAGCTTTACTCGGGTAAAATCCTCTTTACGGGTCGCACCAACAACCAAATGCTACGCTCCATGATGGAGTGTCGTGGCAAATTCCCCCCGAAATTTTTACGTCGAGGATCACTTACTCACTTACATTTTGATGATCTCCTAAATTTCCGCAGCGTTGAGGAAGATAAAATTACTGGACGGATGGTGACGAAGATATTAGATTTTAAGAAACCAACTCGAGATTTGAAGACGCGACTGATAGGCAAAGGAGCGAGGCTCAGCGATACAGAAGCAAGGGAGATAAACCTGTTTATTGACCTATTGGATCGCTGCTTAAGTCTGAACCCTGAAAAGAGATGCACCCCATCGGAAGCCCTGAGACATCCTTTCATTGCAAGGAGCAAGGCCTGA